Proteins from one Algicella marina genomic window:
- a CDS encoding glycosyltransferase codes for MKILILCYGTRGDVQPYVALGQRLGERGHHVTVATSPRFREFVESHGLAYAFINDDLLAILDTDGGKDLLEQPGLWGIIRNSIRMVRKVAPIQRALIRESREAAEATDPDFILFSPKLAHAPLIAGQLDIPVALGALIPMHVPTGELRVLLAPGRMNRPWLNRASFALIGFITRRVLSGYIKPFRAELGLPPRRFEPLESASGAPLPVLHAISPAVVRRPADWPETAHLTGYWFLDEPAWQPPDALRTFLDAGPPPVYFGFGSMAGRSPEELAATVLEALGRTGQRGVIATGWGGLKPEALPDNVMLIREAPHAWLFPRMAATVHHGGAGTTAAALRAGRPTLIVPFFGDQPFWGAHIHRLGAAPSPIPRGRLTADRLEAALKEMAGNTAMQKKAAEIGAAIRAEDGTGSAATLIEELASTRKVT; via the coding sequence ATGAAAATCCTCATCCTCTGCTACGGCACGCGCGGCGACGTGCAGCCCTATGTCGCCCTCGGCCAGCGCCTGGGAGAGCGCGGCCATCACGTTACTGTCGCCACGTCCCCCCGCTTCCGGGAGTTCGTCGAAAGCCACGGCCTTGCCTACGCATTCATAAACGACGACCTCCTCGCCATTCTCGATACGGACGGAGGCAAGGATCTGCTGGAGCAGCCGGGGCTCTGGGGCATCATCCGCAATTCCATCCGCATGGTTCGCAAGGTCGCGCCCATCCAGCGCGCCCTCATCCGGGAGAGCCGCGAGGCGGCGGAAGCCACCGATCCCGATTTCATCCTCTTCTCTCCGAAACTCGCACACGCGCCCCTCATCGCGGGCCAGCTCGATATCCCCGTAGCCCTCGGCGCGCTCATTCCGATGCATGTCCCAACCGGTGAGCTTCGCGTTCTCCTTGCGCCCGGCCGGATGAACCGGCCCTGGCTCAACCGCGCGAGCTTTGCACTCATCGGTTTCATCACGCGCCGGGTTCTCTCAGGCTACATCAAACCCTTCCGCGCAGAGCTTGGCCTGCCGCCTCGCCGCTTCGAGCCGCTGGAGTCGGCCTCCGGTGCGCCTCTTCCCGTGCTCCACGCCATCAGCCCCGCCGTTGTGCGTCGTCCGGCCGACTGGCCGGAAACTGCACACCTCACCGGCTACTGGTTTCTCGACGAACCCGCCTGGCAGCCACCCGACGCCCTCCGCACCTTCCTCGACGCCGGCCCGCCACCCGTCTATTTCGGCTTCGGCTCTATGGCCGGACGTTCGCCGGAGGAACTCGCCGCCACGGTGCTCGAGGCGCTCGGCCGTACCGGCCAGCGCGGCGTCATCGCCACCGGCTGGGGCGGGCTGAAACCGGAAGCGCTGCCCGACAACGTCATGCTGATCCGCGAGGCCCCGCACGCCTGGCTCTTCCCGCGTATGGCGGCAACGGTCCATCATGGCGGCGCGGGCACGACAGCCGCTGCCCTGCGCGCCGGTCGCCCGACCCTCATTGTCCCCTTCTTCGGCGACCAGCCCTTCTGGGGCGCCCACATCCACCGCCTCGGTGCCGCCCCCAGCCCCATTCCGCGCGGCAGGCTGACGGCAGACAGGCTGGAGGCGGCCTTGAAAGAGATGGCAGGCAACACCGCGATGCAAAAGAAGGCGGCGGAGATCGGCGCTGCGATCCGGGCGGAGGATGGCACCGGAAGTGCGGCAACGCTGATCGAGGAACTGGCGTCAACCCGCAAGGTCACCTGA
- a CDS encoding DUF3422 family protein, giving the protein MTDGALTDYPDRYALSNELHARPFPELTAPCCAAYIAIKQPHDAAERDREADRAHLLSLLDHYGAPHPAPGANHHSCPLGRGFLKWEQHTEFVTYTIFASGVAARPFDGSVYGMFNRKWLADAPGQVLTSCLVRVEPVADMAEAQARITSDLYSWFVPESLAISSVIDGAAAIAGDFRIDESGHVRFAVLVNRQTGARRLGRIVQRLLEIETYKSAAMLTLPVARATSARVRHLNRELTDVVARMEREEGGDVDTLRRLLKMSAEIELLSSSSAFRFGASGAYEAIVTQRIEVLREERLQSRQTFAEFMMRRFDPAMRTCRAAEAQLAALSQRAERAANLLRTRVDVASSQQNVDVLARMDERAALQLRLQETVEGLSVVAISYYGVSLVVNLLKPFAKTAGIGEAWVYAGVTLPVILLVWYMIRRLKKKLGH; this is encoded by the coding sequence ATGACCGACGGCGCGCTCACCGATTACCCTGATCGCTATGCCCTCTCGAACGAGCTTCATGCCCGTCCGTTCCCGGAACTGACGGCCCCGTGCTGCGCCGCCTACATTGCCATCAAGCAGCCGCACGACGCGGCGGAGCGGGACAGGGAGGCGGACCGCGCCCATCTTCTCTCCCTGCTCGATCACTACGGTGCGCCGCATCCGGCCCCCGGCGCCAACCATCACTCCTGTCCGCTCGGCCGCGGCTTCCTGAAGTGGGAACAGCACACGGAATTCGTCACCTACACGATCTTCGCCAGTGGCGTCGCCGCCCGGCCCTTCGACGGCTCGGTTTACGGCATGTTCAACCGCAAGTGGCTGGCCGACGCACCGGGCCAGGTACTGACATCCTGTCTCGTGCGCGTCGAGCCCGTCGCCGACATGGCGGAGGCACAGGCCCGCATCACCTCGGATCTCTATTCCTGGTTCGTGCCCGAGAGCCTCGCCATTTCATCGGTGATCGACGGGGCGGCGGCCATCGCCGGCGATTTCCGCATCGACGAGTCCGGCCACGTCCGCTTCGCCGTGCTCGTCAACAGGCAGACCGGTGCCCGCCGCCTCGGCCGCATCGTCCAGCGCCTGCTGGAGATCGAAACCTACAAGTCCGCAGCCATGCTCACGCTGCCGGTCGCCCGCGCCACCTCGGCCCGCGTCCGTCATCTCAACCGCGAACTGACAGATGTCGTCGCGCGGATGGAACGGGAGGAGGGCGGCGACGTCGACACCCTGCGGCGGCTGCTGAAGATGTCCGCCGAGATCGAACTCCTTTCCTCATCCTCCGCCTTCCGCTTCGGTGCCTCCGGCGCCTACGAGGCGATCGTCACTCAGCGGATCGAGGTCCTGCGCGAGGAACGGCTGCAATCGCGTCAGACCTTCGCCGAATTCATGATGCGCCGCTTCGACCCGGCGATGCGCACCTGCCGCGCCGCCGAGGCGCAACTCGCCGCCCTCAGCCAGCGCGCGGAACGGGCGGCCAACCTCCTGCGTACCCGCGTGGACGTCGCCTCCAGCCAGCAGAACGTCGATGTGCTCGCCCGGATGGACGAACGCGCCGCCCTGCAACTGCGCTTGCAGGAAACCGTCGAAGGCCTCTCGGTCGTCGCGATCAGCTACTATGGCGTCAGCCTTGTCGTGAATCTCTTGAAACCCTTCGCAAAGACAGCGGGCATCGGGGAGGCATGGGTCTACGCCGGCGTAACTCTCCCCGTCATCCTTCTTGTGTGGTACATGATCCGCCGCCTGAAGAAAAAGCTCGGGCACTGA
- a CDS encoding DNA recombination protein RmuC: MIEIAGQTYSFTDPYVIAIAIGAMLVACFFLAIILALRAAGRSARATEPLAGHLAALGETVRSLSEGQQQLRGGLHHVSEAQATAQMTMLQAMEARLEQVQKAMADSLHGSSVRTTASLTELQTRLATIDKAQTNIEKLSGDVLGLQDILSNKQTRGAFGEIQLNDIVSKALPADAYTFQATLSNGKRPDCLIHLPNPPGPIVIDSKFPLEAYEALVRAGTEAEKQAAARLMRTAVRTHIRAVAEKYIIEGETADGALMFLPSEAVYAELHANFGDLVREGFAAHVWIVSPTTAMATLNTMRAVLKDARMREQAGAIRRELGLLFKDVSRLEDRVGNLDRHFEQASKDIREIKTSAEKAGGRARRLEDFEFEGKPHPDDETARIAAVKPIRIER, from the coding sequence ATGATCGAGATCGCCGGCCAGACCTATTCCTTCACGGACCCTTACGTTATCGCCATCGCCATCGGCGCTATGCTCGTGGCCTGTTTCTTCCTCGCCATCATCCTTGCCCTGCGTGCCGCGGGCCGCTCCGCCCGCGCCACCGAGCCGCTCGCCGGCCACCTCGCCGCGCTCGGCGAGACCGTGCGCAGCCTCAGCGAGGGCCAGCAACAGTTGCGCGGTGGCCTGCATCATGTGTCGGAGGCGCAGGCCACGGCCCAGATGACGATGCTTCAGGCGATGGAGGCGCGGCTGGAACAGGTGCAGAAGGCCATGGCCGACAGCCTGCATGGCAGCAGCGTTCGCACCACCGCCAGTCTCACCGAACTCCAGACGCGGCTGGCGACGATCGACAAGGCCCAGACCAACATCGAGAAACTTTCGGGCGACGTGCTGGGCTTGCAGGACATCCTGTCCAACAAGCAGACGCGCGGCGCCTTCGGCGAGATCCAGCTCAACGACATCGTCTCCAAGGCCCTGCCGGCGGATGCCTACACCTTTCAGGCCACCCTCTCCAACGGCAAGCGCCCGGATTGCCTCATTCACCTCCCCAATCCGCCCGGCCCGATCGTCATCGACAGCAAGTTCCCGCTGGAAGCTTACGAGGCCCTCGTCCGCGCGGGAACGGAGGCGGAGAAACAGGCGGCCGCCCGGCTGATGCGCACCGCCGTCCGCACCCATATCCGTGCCGTGGCCGAGAAATACATCATCGAGGGCGAGACGGCCGACGGCGCGCTGATGTTTCTGCCGTCGGAGGCGGTGTACGCCGAACTGCACGCCAATTTCGGCGATCTGGTGCGTGAAGGCTTCGCCGCCCATGTCTGGATCGTCTCACCCACCACCGCCATGGCCACGCTCAACACCATGCGCGCGGTGCTGAAGGATGCGCGGATGCGCGAACAGGCAGGCGCGATCCGGCGCGAGCTCGGTCTCCTGTTCAAGGACGTTTCCCGGCTGGAGGATCGTGTCGGCAACCTCGACCGTCATTTCGAGCAGGCCAGCAAGGACATCCGCGAAATCAAGACCTCCGCCGAGAAGGCCGGGGGCCGCGCCCGCAGGCTGGAGGATTTCGAATTCGAGGGCAAACCGCATCCCGATGACGAAACGGCGCGGATCGCCGCAGTGAAGCCGATTAGGATTGAACGCTAG
- the mutL gene encoding DNA mismatch repair endonuclease MutL: MEALIPNMQEKTAPRRPIAQLDDAAANRIAAGEVVERPASAVKELVENALDAGARRVDIAYADGGKTLIAVEDDGHGIPAAELPLALSRHATSKIDGSDLLNIHSFGFRGEALPSLGAVARLTLTSRAEGAPEGATLTVRSGTAAPVRPAARSTGTRVEVADLFRATPARLKFLRTDRAEAQAISETVKRLAMAAPEVGFTLRDISAGGEGRTVFRADPGMGPEALPARLRQVLGREFIENALAIDAPREALRLTGYAALPTYSRGAAVAQFLFVNGRPVKDKLLTGALRAAYSDFLSRDRHPAAALFITCPAELVDVNVHPAKAEVRFRDPGLARGLIVSGLRHALAAAGHRASSTVSGAALGAFRPEDRPAAPVYQMDRAFPAAARPAASSPGFAEGPGWSSGRVEPGPSADEGAPAAPEEALSLPLGTARAQLHQNYIVAQTETGMVLVDQHAAHERLVYEEMKARVAANGVPRQVLLIPDIVEMETDDLARVLAEAGALEQAGLVVEAFGPGAVAVRETPAVLGEVDSRALLRDIADELADLGNSQTLTDRIEAVLSRMACHGSVRSGRRMGADEMNALLRRMEATPHSGQCNHGRPTYISLSLSDIERLFGRT, from the coding sequence ATGGAAGCACTCATCCCCAATATGCAGGAAAAAACAGCTCCGCGGCGTCCCATAGCACAACTGGATGATGCCGCCGCCAACCGCATCGCCGCCGGCGAGGTGGTGGAACGGCCGGCATCCGCAGTCAAGGAACTGGTGGAGAACGCACTCGATGCCGGTGCGCGGCGGGTGGACATCGCCTATGCCGATGGCGGCAAGACCCTCATCGCGGTGGAGGATGACGGCCACGGCATTCCGGCCGCCGAACTGCCGCTGGCGCTTTCGCGCCACGCCACGTCCAAGATCGACGGCTCGGACCTCCTGAACATCCATTCCTTCGGCTTCCGGGGCGAGGCGCTGCCCTCGCTGGGTGCCGTCGCGCGCCTGACGCTGACATCCCGTGCCGAAGGCGCACCCGAAGGGGCGACCCTGACAGTCAGGTCCGGCACCGCCGCGCCCGTCCGCCCCGCCGCCCGCAGCACCGGCACCCGCGTGGAGGTGGCCGACCTCTTCCGCGCCACGCCTGCGCGCCTGAAATTTCTCCGCACCGACCGGGCCGAGGCACAGGCGATCTCGGAGACGGTCAAGCGCCTGGCCATGGCCGCGCCCGAAGTCGGTTTCACCCTGCGCGACATCTCCGCCGGTGGCGAGGGCCGCACCGTCTTCCGCGCCGATCCAGGCATGGGGCCGGAGGCACTGCCCGCACGGCTGCGGCAGGTGCTGGGGCGTGAGTTCATCGAGAATGCCCTCGCCATCGACGCCCCGCGCGAGGCCCTGCGCCTGACGGGCTATGCGGCGCTGCCGACCTATTCCCGTGGCGCCGCGGTGGCCCAGTTCCTGTTCGTCAACGGCCGTCCGGTAAAGGACAAGCTGCTCACCGGTGCGCTTCGTGCCGCATATTCGGATTTCCTCAGCCGCGACAGGCACCCGGCTGCGGCCCTGTTCATCACCTGCCCGGCGGAACTGGTGGACGTCAACGTGCACCCCGCCAAGGCAGAGGTCCGCTTCCGCGATCCCGGTCTGGCCCGCGGTCTCATCGTCTCCGGCCTGCGCCACGCGCTGGCTGCGGCCGGCCACCGCGCCTCTTCCACCGTGTCCGGCGCCGCCCTCGGTGCGTTCCGTCCGGAGGATCGCCCGGCAGCCCCGGTATATCAGATGGACCGCGCCTTTCCCGCCGCCGCGCGGCCGGCGGCTTCGTCCCCCGGTTTCGCCGAAGGCCCGGGCTGGTCCTCGGGGCGGGTGGAACCCGGCCCCAGCGCCGACGAGGGCGCCCCCGCGGCGCCGGAGGAGGCGCTCTCCCTTCCGCTCGGCACCGCCCGGGCGCAACTGCACCAGAACTACATCGTCGCCCAAACCGAAACCGGCATGGTGCTGGTCGATCAGCACGCAGCCCATGAACGGCTGGTATACGAGGAAATGAAAGCCAGGGTCGCCGCCAATGGCGTGCCACGTCAGGTATTGCTCATCCCCGATATCGTCGAGATGGAAACGGACGACCTTGCCCGCGTGCTTGCCGAAGCCGGGGCGCTCGAACAGGCGGGTCTCGTGGTCGAAGCCTTCGGCCCCGGAGCCGTCGCCGTCCGCGAAACCCCCGCCGTTCTGGGCGAGGTCGACAGCCGCGCCCTGCTCCGCGACATAGCGGACGAACTGGCCGATCTCGGCAATTCGCAAACGCTGACCGACCGGATCGAGGCGGTGCTCTCGCGCATGGCCTGCCACGGCTCCGTCCGCTCCGGCAGGCGCATGGGCGCGGATGAGATGAACGCACTCCTGCGGCGCATGGAGGCGACACCGCATTCCGGCCAGTGCAATCACGGGCGGCCCACCTATATCTCGCTCAGCCTCTCGGATATCGAGCGGCTGTTCGGGCGCACATGA
- a CDS encoding VOC family protein, which produces MSVISPDNTITIALSVRDRHASADWYGNMLGFDLSYHMDEAGWSEVRTNTPGVTLGLGEQAEPAPGNTVPVFGIADITAARTALEAEGVRFDGETITVEGMVSTATFYDPDGNALMLAQDLSSGA; this is translated from the coding sequence ATGTCTGTGATTTCCCCCGACAACACCATCACCATCGCCCTTTCTGTGCGCGACAGGCACGCCAGTGCCGACTGGTACGGCAACATGCTCGGCTTCGATCTGAGCTATCACATGGATGAGGCAGGCTGGAGCGAGGTCCGCACCAACACGCCCGGCGTCACTCTCGGTCTTGGTGAACAGGCGGAGCCGGCACCCGGCAACACCGTTCCGGTGTTCGGTATCGCTGACATCACGGCCGCCCGCACGGCGCTGGAGGCAGAGGGTGTGCGCTTCGACGGTGAGACGATCACCGTGGAGGGCATGGTCAGCACCGCCACCTTCTACGATCCCGACGGCAACGCCCTCATGCTCGCGCAAGATCTGTCCTCCGGTGCCTGA
- a CDS encoding winged helix-turn-helix transcriptional regulator: protein MLVKLTTRAWSLRILALMHRGTPGRQATLLAACGAGRTSFSHSLAHLEKLRLLERNPGHGHPLRPEFRLTTEGAAMARLADRIEAASPGTEEAALLRRAWTVPVLAVSREPRHFSQIKGQLGGITDRALSQSLKTLTAADWLERWVNPAGHPPRPVYRAANAGAEISRAVLRVTG, encoded by the coding sequence ATGCTTGTCAAGCTTACGACGCGGGCCTGGTCGCTGCGGATACTGGCGCTGATGCACCGTGGCACGCCGGGACGGCAGGCAACGCTGCTGGCTGCCTGCGGGGCCGGGCGAACGAGCTTCAGCCACAGTCTCGCGCATCTGGAGAAGCTGCGGTTGCTGGAGCGCAATCCCGGACACGGGCATCCGCTGAGGCCGGAATTCCGGCTGACGACGGAGGGCGCGGCGATGGCGCGGCTGGCGGACAGGATCGAGGCGGCCTCGCCGGGGACGGAAGAGGCGGCGCTGCTGCGGCGGGCGTGGACGGTGCCGGTGCTGGCGGTAAGCCGGGAGCCGCGGCATTTCTCGCAGATAAAGGGCCAACTCGGCGGGATCACCGACCGGGCGCTTTCGCAATCCCTGAAGACCCTGACGGCCGCGGACTGGCTGGAGAGGTGGGTGAACCCCGCAGGGCACCCGCCGCGGCCGGTGTACAGGGCGGCGAACGCGGGTGCGGAGATCAGCCGTGCAGTGCTGCGGGTGACGGGGTGA
- a CDS encoding M16 family metallopeptidase: MSMFFRVFVTVLLLPFAGLAMDIQEVTTPAGTTVWLVEEPSIPIISVEVEFKGGAVLDPQDKLGATVLMAGLLEEGSNDLDSTGFAAAREDLAARFSYDGNRDGVSISATMLSDNRDATIDLLAGALGNPTFDEVSVARVRAQVLSNLQSELTDPNYIGALTFRQRVFGEHPYANPTSGTPETVAALTRDDVVAAHRRSLVRSRAVVGVVGDITAAEVGPMIDRLLAGLPEDGPDLPARATITDAAELEVVPLATPQSVAVFGHEGIERDSPDFIAAYVLNTIMGGGGFNSRLGEEIREKRGLTYGIYAYLASADYGDLLLGSVASANNRMAEVVGLVQEEWAKMAAEGVTAKELADVKRYITGSYPLRFTSNGAIANSLVGMQLAGLPLDYVDTRNEQVEALTLEEINALATRLYRPDALRVVIVGQPEGIADTTQ; the protein is encoded by the coding sequence ATGAGCATGTTCTTCAGGGTTTTCGTCACCGTCCTCCTGCTGCCCTTCGCAGGGTTGGCAATGGATATCCAGGAAGTCACCACCCCGGCCGGCACCACCGTCTGGCTGGTGGAGGAACCCTCGATTCCCATCATCTCCGTCGAAGTGGAATTCAAAGGCGGTGCCGTCCTCGACCCGCAGGACAAGCTCGGTGCCACAGTGCTGATGGCCGGTTTGCTGGAGGAAGGCTCCAACGACCTCGATTCCACCGGCTTCGCGGCCGCGCGGGAGGATCTGGCCGCCCGCTTCTCCTACGATGGCAACCGCGATGGCGTCTCCATTTCCGCGACGATGCTCAGCGACAACCGTGATGCCACCATCGACCTCCTGGCCGGCGCTCTCGGCAATCCCACCTTCGATGAGGTCTCCGTCGCCCGCGTCCGTGCGCAGGTCCTCTCCAACCTCCAGTCCGAACTCACGGATCCGAACTACATCGGCGCCCTCACGTTCCGGCAACGGGTTTTTGGTGAGCATCCCTATGCCAACCCTACGTCCGGTACGCCGGAAACGGTCGCCGCCCTTACCCGCGACGATGTCGTCGCCGCCCACCGCCGCAGCCTCGTCCGCAGCCGCGCAGTCGTCGGCGTCGTCGGCGACATCACCGCCGCCGAAGTCGGCCCGATGATCGACCGTCTGCTTGCCGGCCTGCCGGAGGATGGGCCGGATCTGCCCGCAAGGGCCACCATTACCGATGCCGCCGAGTTGGAGGTGGTTCCCCTCGCCACCCCTCAGTCCGTCGCCGTCTTCGGCCACGAGGGGATAGAGCGCGACTCCCCGGACTTCATCGCCGCCTACGTCCTCAACACCATCATGGGCGGCGGCGGCTTCAACTCCCGGCTGGGTGAGGAAATCCGCGAGAAACGCGGCCTGACCTACGGTATCTACGCCTATCTCGCCTCCGCCGATTACGGCGATCTGCTGCTCGGCTCCGTTGCCAGCGCCAACAACCGGATGGCCGAAGTCGTCGGGCTGGTGCAGGAAGAATGGGCGAAGATGGCCGCCGAAGGCGTAACGGCCAAGGAACTGGCCGACGTCAAACGCTACATCACCGGCTCCTACCCGCTGCGCTTCACCTCCAACGGCGCGATCGCCAATTCGCTCGTCGGCATGCAACTCGCCGGCCTGCCGCTTGACTATGTCGACACCCGCAACGAGCAGGTGGAAGCGCTGACTTTGGAGGAGATCAACGCTCTGGCAACCCGCCTCTACAGGCCCGATGCCCTCCGCGTCGTGATCGTCGGGCAACCCGAAGGCATCGCTGACACCACCCAGTAG
- a CDS encoding M16 family metallopeptidase: MRLFLAGLALLLLPQQAAAVSGEDVHTFTLENGLEAVVIVDRRAPVVTNMVWYRVGSADEPAGRSGVAHFLEHLMFEGTDDIPKGAFSRIVADNGGVDNAFTSYDYTGYFQRVARDRLELMMKMEADRMRDLVISDEVVEPELQVVIEERNLRVENNPGAIFGEHRSAAQYLNHAYGRPIIGWRHEMTALTKADALDFYGTYYAPNNAILIVAGDVDPAEVEALAQQYFGPLEPSDTLPPRVRPQEPPQLAARRVEYIDARAGSPYVIRSYLAPSRQSGDQAQAAALVILADLLGDGVTAHLTQSLQFEEEVAVSSSAFYNATMLDDTTFGLFVVPKPGIGLREAETKLDAAMAAFMEEGPNPEHLARVKKQIAAAQIYALDDQEGRARNYGISLTAGLTVEDVENWPAALAAVTAEDVMAAAREVFDPRRSVTGYLMSSEADREGTTE; the protein is encoded by the coding sequence ATGCGACTGTTTCTGGCCGGTCTGGCCCTACTGCTCCTGCCGCAACAGGCCGCCGCCGTCTCCGGCGAGGATGTCCACACCTTCACCCTTGAGAACGGGCTGGAGGCGGTGGTGATCGTCGACCGCCGCGCGCCGGTTGTCACCAACATGGTCTGGTATCGCGTCGGCTCCGCCGATGAGCCCGCTGGCCGCTCCGGCGTCGCCCATTTCCTCGAACATCTCATGTTCGAAGGCACCGATGATATCCCCAAAGGCGCGTTCTCCCGGATCGTCGCCGACAATGGCGGCGTCGACAACGCCTTCACCTCCTACGACTATACCGGCTACTTCCAGCGCGTCGCCCGCGACAGGCTGGAACTGATGATGAAAATGGAGGCCGACCGGATGCGCGATCTCGTCATTTCCGACGAGGTGGTGGAGCCGGAACTTCAGGTGGTGATCGAGGAGCGTAACCTCAGGGTGGAGAACAACCCCGGTGCCATCTTCGGCGAACACCGCAGCGCCGCCCAATACCTCAACCACGCCTACGGCCGCCCGATCATCGGCTGGCGGCACGAGATGACGGCGCTGACGAAGGCGGATGCTCTAGACTTCTATGGAACATATTACGCACCCAACAATGCCATCCTGATCGTTGCAGGCGATGTCGATCCGGCGGAGGTCGAGGCGCTGGCCCAACAGTATTTCGGCCCGTTGGAGCCTTCCGACACCCTTCCGCCTCGCGTCCGCCCGCAGGAGCCGCCGCAACTGGCGGCACGCCGCGTCGAGTACATCGATGCCCGCGCCGGCTCTCCATATGTCATCCGCAGTTACCTCGCACCCAGCCGCCAGTCCGGCGACCAGGCGCAGGCGGCGGCACTGGTGATCCTCGCAGACCTTCTTGGCGACGGTGTCACCGCCCACCTGACGCAATCGCTGCAATTTGAGGAGGAGGTGGCGGTCAGTTCCAGCGCCTTCTACAACGCCACCATGCTCGACGACACCACCTTTGGCCTGTTCGTCGTCCCCAAGCCCGGCATCGGCCTGCGCGAGGCGGAGACGAAGCTCGACGCCGCCATGGCTGCCTTCATGGAGGAGGGGCCGAACCCGGAGCATCTGGCGCGGGTCAAGAAGCAGATCGCCGCTGCCCAGATCTACGCACTGGATGATCAGGAGGGCAGGGCGCGCAACTATGGTATTTCCCTCACCGCCGGCCTGACTGTCGAGGATGTCGAGAACTGGCCCGCCGCCCTCGCGGCGGTCACGGCAGAGGATGTGATGGCCGCCGCGCGCGAGGTGTTCGATCCGCGCCGTTCCGTCACCGGCTACCTCATGTCATCGGAAGCGGACAGGGAAGGAACGACGGAATGA
- a CDS encoding DUF3035 domain-containing protein encodes MRMMRFGFLAVLALSACGGSDDTSLVERVSASNKTSPDEFAVLPQKPLVLPESLDELPPPTPGAGNRTDLTPRADMIAALTGRTGLAAPVASDGALISALSRAGVTPDIRSVVRAEDAEFRRRNRGLLLERVFDKDTEYLIYRRQRLDPETEAARLRRQGLQVPPVPPR; translated from the coding sequence ATGCGTATGATGCGGTTCGGTTTTCTGGCGGTACTGGCGCTGTCCGCGTGCGGTGGCAGTGACGATACCTCTCTGGTGGAACGTGTTTCCGCCAGCAACAAGACCTCGCCCGACGAATTTGCCGTTCTGCCGCAAAAGCCGCTCGTCCTGCCAGAGAGCCTCGACGAGTTGCCGCCGCCGACTCCCGGCGCCGGCAACCGGACGGATCTGACGCCGCGGGCGGACATGATCGCCGCGCTCACCGGCCGTACCGGGCTCGCCGCACCCGTCGCATCCGACGGTGCCCTGATCTCCGCCCTCTCGCGGGCCGGTGTCACGCCTGATATCCGCAGCGTCGTGCGGGCCGAGGATGCGGAGTTCCGCCGCCGCAATCGTGGCCTGCTGCTGGAGCGGGTGTTCGACAAGGATACCGAATACCTGATCTACCGGCGCCAGCGGCTGGACCCGGAGACGGAGGCCGCCCGCCTTCGGCGACAGGGCCTGCAGGTCCCGCCGGTGCCGCCACGCTGA
- the lspA gene encoding signal peptidase II, giving the protein MKRLWITAIAIFLVDRLTKLVVVEWLDLRSLADIEVVPPFLNFVMAWNRGVNFGIGASGSDLMRWGLIALAVVICTGVIWWFRRAEGWLVPVSAGMLVGGAIGNVWDRVQYGAVADFLNMSCCGIDNPYSFNVADVAIFVGALGLIFFTGKDAE; this is encoded by the coding sequence ATGAAACGCCTCTGGATCACGGCCATAGCGATCTTTCTTGTCGACCGCCTTACGAAACTTGTGGTCGTCGAATGGCTGGATCTGCGCAGTCTCGCGGATATCGAGGTCGTGCCCCCGTTCCTGAATTTCGTGATGGCGTGGAACCGTGGCGTCAACTTCGGCATCGGCGCGTCCGGCTCCGACCTCATGCGCTGGGGTCTGATAGCCCTGGCCGTGGTCATCTGTACCGGCGTCATCTGGTGGTTTCGCCGTGCCGAGGGCTGGCTCGTGCCCGTTTCCGCCGGAATGCTGGTCGGGGGGGCCATCGGCAATGTCTGGGACAGGGTGCAATACGGGGCCGTTGCGGATTTCCTCAACATGTCCTGCTGCGGCATCGACAATCCCTACTCCTTCAACGTCGCCGATGTCGCGATTTTCGTCGGCGCCCTCGGCCTCATCTTCTTTACCGGCAAGGATGCGGAGTGA